One window of the Marmota flaviventris isolate mMarFla1 chromosome 2, mMarFla1.hap1, whole genome shotgun sequence genome contains the following:
- the LOC114084963 gene encoding olfactory receptor 4F3/4F16/4F29-like — protein MDGANHSVVSEFVFLGLTNSWSIQLLLFGFSFMFYVASMMGNSLIVFTVASEPHLHSPMYFLLANLSFIDLGFSSVISPKMIYDLFRKRKVISFRGCITQIFFIHVIGGVEMVLLMAMAFDRYVAICKPLQYLTIMSPRMCIFFLVAAWVVGLIHSVVQLVFVVKLPFCGPNVLDSFYCDLPWFIRLACTDTYRLEFMVTVNGGFISVGSFFILIISYIVIILTVQKHSSAGSSKALSTLSAHITVVVLFFVPLIFVYARPSPSTHLDKFLAFFDAVLTPFLNPVIYTLRNQEMKVAMRRICRQLVSYRKIS, from the coding sequence ATGGATGGAGCAAATCATTCTGTGGTGTCGGAATTTGTATTCCTGGGACTTACCAACTCCTGGAGTATCCAACTACTCCTCTTTGGGTTCTCCTTCATGTTTTATGTGGCAAGCATGATGGGAAACTCCCTCATTGTGTTCACAGTGGCTTCTGAGCCTCACTTACACTCTCCCATGTACTTTCTATTGGCCAACCTCTCCTTCATTGACCTGGGTTTTTCTTCTGTCATCTCCCCAAAGATGATTTATGACCTTTTCAGGAAGCGAAAAGTCATTTCCTTTAGAGGTTGCATCACTCAGATCTTCTTCATCCATGTCATTGGTGGTGTGGAGATGGTGCTACTCATGGCCATGGCCTTTGACAGATATGTGGCCATATGTAAGCCTCTTCAGTACCTGACCATCATGAGCCCAAGGATGTGCATCTTCTTTTTAGTGGCTGCCTGGGTGGTTGGCCTTATTCACTCAGTGGTTCAATTAGTTTTTGTAGTAAAATTGCCCTTCTGTGGCCCTAATGTGTTGGATAGTTTCTATTGTGACCTTCCTTGGTTCATCAGACTTGCCTGCACAGACACCTATCGACTGGAATTCATGGTCACAGTTAATGGTGGTTTCATCTCTGTGGGCTCCTTCTTCATACTGATCATTTCCTATATTGTCATAATTCTTACTGTTCAGAAACACTCTTCTGCTGGTTCTTCCAAGGCTCTGTCTACACTTTCAGCTCACATCACTGTGGTGGTCTTGTTCTTTGTTCCTttgatatttgtatatgcacGGCCGTCTCCCTCCACACACTTGGACAAGTTCCTGGCCTTCTTTGATGCAGTTCTGACTCCTTTTCTGAATCCTGTCATCTACACACTAAGGAATCAAGAAATGAAGGTGGCAATGAGGAGAATATGCAGACAGTTAGTGAGTTACAGGAAGATCTCTTAA